DNA sequence from the Leptospirillum ferrooxidans C2-3 genome:
CGCTCATTCGGGACAGAAATCCCTCCTCGAAAAGCAGGCAGAGGAGCTTTCCGCCCTCATCATCAATTCATGGACTGTCCCGGAACGCCTCAACCCATGGAGTTCTGAGCTAAAACTCACGCCTCGTATGCTGAACCTTCTTTTGCGCTTGGGAAATGAAAACCATATCGTAGCCTTCATTGAACGTCACATGGTCCCTCCCGTTTACGGCCATAAGGACAACGAAGCATTGATCGGAACAATCCGCCTTCTGCCTTCTTCCCGTTTTTCAAGCCTCATGACGAATTTGATCGAGAAAAATGCGGAATCTGCGCTGGAGGCATGTGCCGATCTCTTCAAACGATGGGCCAGATCGGACAACGATCAAGAGCAGAAGATGCCTCTCGAAAAAAGCGCCGAAACCCTGGTCGAGGTTCTGACCGGAAAGAACCCCAAATTCGTGAAAGAAGAAAAGCCTGTTTTCATCGTCAACCTCCTCGAAGCCCTCGAACGGATCGCTCCCCATCTCTCGATCCGTTCATCCCGCTACATCCTGGAAAACCCTGAAACTTACGGTCTGGACGAATCGCTGATTCCCGCTGTTCTTGTTTTTTTGAACTCTAAAGGGAATGAACCGAGTCCTTCCTTTAAAATACTCAGGACCCATTGTCTCGACCGTTTGCGTGAACGGGCAGCCAGTCTCCTTGAGCCCCCAAAGGATTGGGTAAGATTCTCGAAGATTTCCTGCAAATGTCCCGATTGTAAAATCCTCAGGGAATTTCTTGCCGATCCCGATCGCGGCGCCTGGAGTTTTAAAGCCGCTGAAAGTCGCAGGGAGCACATAATAATCTCCATACAAAAAGACCGCCTGGACCTGGATTCGACCACCGAAAAAAAATCTCGCCCCTACACTCTGGTCTGCACGAAAAACTCGGCCTCTTATGAAAAGCTTCTGAAGCAACGAAAGAAAGACCTTGAGAACATTGCTCGGATGGAGGGAGATTAAAGTCGCGGAACCATTAGTCCAATTTCAGATTTTTAAAAAATAATCAAGGCGAGACAATGTCTTGCGAACTATGATTGTTCATTTTGTGTACTGAAACCTGAGGATGGTTCCTGCGCCTTCTCTCTTCGGGACGGCAGCGAGAAACGACCCGGTGGAAATGGCTCTTGCTGCCGAGCTTGTCGAGGATCCCCCTCTATTCCGGCTCGGGTTTCGAGGTCATCCGGACGCGGTGGTCAAAGCCGATATGGGGATCCCGCCCAGTGACGGTGGTCCGGGAAAGGATTCCGGGAAGGGCGCACAGCATTTTCCAGGAGCGGATCTCACCCTTCCCCCGAAGCCGGTGCTCGATGATCGAGAAGAGGAAGCAGGCATTGGATTTATGCAGAAAGAGGACGGATCTTTTTCAAGATTTCTCCTGGATGGATATTGTTCAGTTTTTCCATTGTTTCCTCCACCTGGTAATCCAAGAGTTGGACTTTTTCCGCATTCCCGTCTTTCCATCAGAAATATATGGTCTGGGCAGAAAGTCAAGAGGTTGTTTAGCCTCTTTTAAGTCCTTTTGGTTCAACAACTCCGGCGGCTTCGAAGGCTATTTCGATAAGAGAACTCACGCGGACTTTTTCCCTGGGGGGGATTCCGGCTCCCTGTTCTTTGAGACCGGGGCAAATCTCCCCTCCGGAGACCCATTCTGTGGCTTCCTTCATTCTTGTCCTTTCTCCCCCGAAAGAACGCATTGAAACGTTTGTACGCTGGCCCGTGCAAAAACTCGATTCTCCTTTGGGAGGAATCGGTCGCGCCACTATATCCGGTCTCCGGGAACGCATTCCGTGACCACGATGGATGGGAGTGAGGCGGGCGGGCCTGACAGCCAACGCTTTTGAGGTGATCGAGCCCGGTGAAGGGAAACTTTCACGCCGGGTTCCTCGGGGGCTTGGGAGCTGAAAGGGTCTCCGGCTACCCTACTTGTAGACTCAGCCCCCTTTCAGAAATCAGTCATGAGTTGGGAAGCATAAAATGCCCGAATCGGAGATTTTATGGTTTTTTATAGGAATATATTATCGTTCGGACACATTATCGTTCCAATTTTCGAGCAAAATTCGACTTGGGAGTCTCTTCCAGATCTTCCATTGTTATCGATCAAAGGATGTTTCCTGAAGGAAATTCCTTCTTTGGCATTGGAAATCTCTTGGAGATTTCCAAAAACTCGGGAATGCCAGATGAGAAAAGCAAACATAAAATGGCCAAGGCTCAAAAATACAAACATAAAGTATCCGAGGAATCTTCCGCTTATCGAATATGATTTTTTGTTTTTATGGAGCATAAGGATATACTTGGCCCGTGCAACAAAACAGAGCACTTTCCAAGGCTGAAAAAACACACAGGAAAAAAGGGGGCTTGAATCGAACCGACATCGCCCGGTCCACACGGAGCCAGGGAGGAGGGACCGATCTTCCACGGAAGACTGTTCGCGAGGCTCTGGGTTTCGTAATTGGGGAGATCACTCAGACCGTTCTGGATGGCAAGGTGGTCAATCTGACGGGGTTTGGGACATTCGAGATATGGAAGAGAGCGGATCGTACGGGCCAAACCCAAGACCTGCGAGCCTCTTCTCATCAAGAGCCATCGGGTGGTGGTCTTTCGTCCGGCCCGGCCTTTCTGGGGGCAAGGGGACAGATAAGGAAGATCCGGTCTAAAAGTGTCAGTTGGAGTCTAAGACCCTTGAGGGAGAGGGTCAAATAATGCGAAAAAGGACCTTATTCTGACGCGTTTTGCACCCTGTGCCTTACGTCAGGATGGGGTATACCCAAAAAAGACACGAATCGAATCATGCGTCTGTTCCAGGAGTAGCGGCCTTCCATATCCTTGGCTTTCCCCCTTCCTAGCCTCTTCTCATCACGTTTTTTGAGGTTGGAACGGACCCAAAAACGGGGTATAATGGCAACATGCCTGCGTTGCGGTAAGAAGGAGGTTCCGATGAAAACGACCAGTCTCAAAGAATGGACCTATGAAGAATTCATGTCGCTTCCCGAAGGAGGCCCGGTTCGCTACGAGATCCTCGATGGAGGTCTCTGCATGACCCCGTCCCCCAATACTCGCCATCAGGAAATTTCTTGGAACCTTTCCGGGTTCTTCTGGTCTTTTTTGAAAACAAGACCGGTAGGGAGGAGCTTTTCCGCCCCCTACGACGTTGTTTTTTCCAAAGACCCGCCTCAGGTGGTCGAGCCAGATCTGGTCTTCGTCTCGAAAGATCGTTTGTCCATCATTACTGAACAGAATATCCAGGGGATTCCGGACCTTCTTGTCGAGATCCTGTCCGAAGGGACCGAAATCATGGACCGACGGAAGAAACATTCCCTCTACGAGCGGTTCGGCGTTCCCGAGTACTGGATCGTGGATCCCAAGCTGAATATGATCCAGGTCTTCCGTCTTATTGATGGACACTATGCGGCCGCCCTGGAATTCGGGATTGAGGACCGGCTCGAGACGCCCCTTTTGCCCGGGTTATCGATTCTTCTTTCCGAGATTTTTCCCGCCTGAAGGCTCCCCTTCGAGATCTCCACGGGGACAGAATCTCGACTTCCTGAGTCCCCGGAACCTTCCCAAGGCACTGCTCCAGACGCTTCTCTCCGGCCAGTGGATCGCCAACCGCCAGAACCTCCTCATCACCGGCCCGACCGGAGTGGGCAAAAGCTATCTGGGAGAAGCCTTGGGACACAAAGCCTGCCGGATGGGCTATCGCGTTCTTCTGGTCCGCTTTCCCCGACTCTTCCAAAAATTTGGCCATTTTGGCCATAAGGAGCGTTATTGGGTAAACGATCGCGACCTTCTGCAAAGGAGCTTCCTTTCCCATAATGCTGGAACAGCCTGCCCTTCACGGGGTTTTATCATTCGATGAAGGCAGATGCGCCCATTTGTCCGTTCCGGGATTGTAGATCTCTCCGACTGAGGGAAATCCTCCGGGATTCAATCCTCCTTCCACAAGAACAGTGCCGTCGGATAGCAAAACGGCGATGGCTTTCTCGCGGGGAACGGGATCGGGTGCCACGGGGGTCCAGGTATTTTTTAAAGGGGAATAAATCTCGGCAGTGGCCAGATAACTCCCATGGTAGCCATCGATCACGAGAACATTTCCGGAGGGGAGGAGAACCGTCGATGCTCCCCATCGGGGGACAGGGTCAGGAGCCACTGTTTTCCAGGTATCCGATCTTGGGTCGTATTGGGAAGCCGAGCCCAATGTCTGACCGTTATACCCTCCGACCACCAGGACGTTTCCGTTATTCAGGGTGACGGCGACAAAAGCCCATCGGAGAACAGGGTCTGGGCGGACAGGATGCCATAGTCCGGAACGGGGCCGGTAGATCTCGGAGGAGTCCAGGTATCCGGTATCGTTGAACCCTCCCGTGACAAAAACATCTCCATTCGGCAGGAGGGCGGCTGCGCCCCCTCCCCGGGGAACAGGATCGGAAGCGATCTTTTTCCACCGGTTCCGGACGGGGTCAAAAATCTCATTCGTCTGGAGATAGTGACCGTTATATCCGCCGGTCACCATGACCGTACCGTCGGGAAGGGGCACGGCCGAAGCGCTTGTCCGGCTTTGGGGATCGGATGCGGCACGGGTCCAGGTTCGAGACCCGGGATGCCAGATTTCTGTGGTGCCCAGATCCTCCCCGGAGAAACCTCCTGTAATAACGACTGTTCCGTTTGAAAGGCGAACGGCTGATGCTCCCCAGCGGGGAGTGAAGCCGGAGATCTCAACGGTCGGAACGGGAGATCCTTCCGATTTTTGAGGAAGCGTCACGGCAAGGAACGTTATCAGAAAAACAGCCAACCACCAGAATCCGGGCCACATCTCACCCTCCCCGTATTGCCAATCAATCGGAGTGAAGGGATTCCTCCGAGATATGGAAGATTGTTCCGATTGATCTTTCCCGATATTTGAATATAGACCAGAACGGCCAATTCCAAGGGATTACCGGTTGGGAGGGAACAAATGAAATAATGAAATGCGGAAGACTCATTTTTGCAAATGATTTCCAGAGTGGTCTTAAAAGAATTCTTTCCAGAATAATAGAAGACACTGTAACCTTCAGGTCGCGATCCATTGGTCGGGAAGGATGGTTGCGAGAAACACTGTTCCGGACTGTTGTTGAAGAGATCTACGGCTGTATCCAGGACACATGATCAGGACAACGTCGGATCAACTCATCAGAACGAAGGCTTTCAGCCT
Encoded proteins:
- a CDS encoding HU family DNA-binding protein yields the protein MNRTDIARSTRSQGGGTDLPRKTVREALGFVIGEITQTVLDGKVVNLTGFGTFEIWKRADRTGQTQDLRASSHQEPSGGGLSSGPAFLGARGQIRKIRSKSVSWSLRPLRERVK
- a CDS encoding Uma2 family endonuclease; translation: MKTTSLKEWTYEEFMSLPEGGPVRYEILDGGLCMTPSPNTRHQEISWNLSGFFWSFLKTRPVGRSFSAPYDVVFSKDPPQVVEPDLVFVSKDRLSIITEQNIQGIPDLLVEILSEGTEIMDRRKKHSLYERFGVPEYWIVDPKLNMIQVFRLIDGHYAAALEFGIEDRLETPLLPGLSILLSEIFPA
- a CDS encoding ATP-binding protein, producing the protein MRTGSRRPFCPGYRFFFPRFFPPEGSPSRSPRGQNLDFLSPRNLPKALLQTLLSGQWIANRQNLLITGPTGVGKSYLGEALGHKACRMGYRVLLVRFPRLFQKFGHFGHKERYWVNDRDLLQRSFLSHNAGTACPSRGFIIR
- a CDS encoding Kelch repeat-containing protein; this translates as MWPGFWWLAVFLITFLAVTLPQKSEGSPVPTVEISGFTPRWGASAVRLSNGTVVITGGFSGEDLGTTEIWHPGSRTWTRAASDPQSRTSASAVPLPDGTVMVTGGYNGHYLQTNEIFDPVRNRWKKIASDPVPRGGGAAALLPNGDVFVTGGFNDTGYLDSSEIYRPRSGLWHPVRPDPVLRWAFVAVTLNNGNVLVVGGYNGQTLGSASQYDPRSDTWKTVAPDPVPRWGASTVLLPSGNVLVIDGYHGSYLATAEIYSPLKNTWTPVAPDPVPREKAIAVLLSDGTVLVEGGLNPGGFPSVGEIYNPGTDKWAHLPSSNDKTP